AGGCTTTCCTGGACGCCACGGGCGGGCTGTGGCAGAGCCAGGCGCTGGCGGGGAAGCCCGCGGGCGTGTTCCTCTCCACAGGCACGCAGGGCGGCGGGCAGGAGACCACCGCGCTCACCGCCGTCACGCAGCTCACGCACCACGGCATGCTCTTCGTGCCTTTGGGGTACACCTTCGGCGCCGGCATGTTCGGCGTCGACGAGGTCAGGGGTGGCAGCCCCTACGGCGCGGGGACCTTCGCCGGCGCCGATGGCAGCAGGACGCCCTCCGAGGCAGAGCTCGCCATAGCCAGACACCAGGGCACCTACTTTGCCGGCATCGCCAAGAAGCTCAAGGCCGGAGCCACGGCCCTCGCCGCCGAAGCCTCAGCGTCAGCTTGATGATACGTCATTCGTCATGCCTACTCAGCCTGTCTTGATTTAATAAATAATTCCCTACTTTAGTATTGATTCATGTTTATTTTATTGTATTTGCGACCGAGGTGGTATTTAAACCCAGAGGCTAATGCTTAGGGGATCACATCGGGTGCCACGTGAATGTGTTCGgacagtaataataaaataaattacataagtcCTCAATAATCCGCAAGACAAATTTatgaagcctaattaatccgtcattaacatatgtttattgtagcatcatattgtcaaatcatggacaaaTTAGACTTTAAAAATTCGTCTTGCAAACAAGTCGCAATCTGTGCAGTTAGTTATTTTttaacctatatttaatactccatacatgtgtccaaacatatgTGATATTGACTAAACTTTAGAAGGATCAACTAAACAATGCCCGAATAATATAGTACTACATACATACATGCTTGCTTTGCTCCTAAACATGATGTCATAAGTGGCAACAAAGACCAGAGGTCAAAAAAATCGAAGGGAgtttcggcctgttcgcttgttggtttatGGGCTAATAAGctcgactggtgctggtttgctatgagagaaaaacactgttgcctgactgataagccctggctgaaaccaacaaacgaacagccTGTTTGTGTTATCTGTGTCTATATCTTTATTTTTACTTTCTACATCTAAAAAGACTTCATCTATCTGGTGATACCAAATATCGATCCTTTATATGTAACCATGTTTGATACAAATCCTCCTTCCTCTCAGAGCTCACACGTCCTTGTCCTACCTGGTTCCAATACGAAGACCAGATCCACATGTCCGCGTCCGATACAAAGTTCTTCGAGCTCACGTGTCTACGTGCACTTGACTCGCCTATTGCGCCCACCCCGCATGCTGATAAGTCTGATCACATGTTGCACGTACCTGCCGCCCTGCCTCGCCTGTCCCGCATGTGGCTGCAACTGTGTGCCTGTCCCCACATGGTGTTGCACATACGCACGCGCCTGTGCCTGCGGCTGCGCGCTTTGCTTCGCTTTCGTGCTGCACGCCCGTGCTCGTGCATGTAGGTGGAGACCACccatgcccatgcccatgcccCGCATGTTGCTGCGCCACTC
Above is a genomic segment from Miscanthus floridulus cultivar M001 chromosome 3, ASM1932011v1, whole genome shotgun sequence containing:
- the LOC136544929 gene encoding NAD(P)H dehydrogenase (quinone) FQR1-like codes for the protein MATKIYIVYYSTWGHVATLAEEIKKGADAVTGVEATVWRVAETLPEEVLGKMGAAPARQDHPVLAPRDLADADGVLLGFPTRFGMMAAQMKAFLDATGGLWQSQALAGKPAGVFLSTGTQGGGQETTALTAVTQLTHHGMLFVPLGYTFGAGMFGVDEVRGGSPYGAGTFAGADGSRTPSEAELAIARHQGTYFAGIAKKLKAGATALAAEASASA